A window of Exiguobacterium sp. Helios genomic DNA:
CATACACTGGAATCAGGGTGGCACGAAGGACTTTTTTAGAATCATCCTGGGTCGAAATCGATAGTTTTCCGGACCAGGCCTTTTTTCTTTTGATTTGGGAGCGGATCGTCGAAAGAACCTCTTCCGACGAATCGAGGAGGATCGTCCAAGCTTGACCAAGCAACGCATTTGGACAAAATCCTGTAACGTCTGTCAAGTTGGCATTGGCATATTGAATCGTTCCCCGTGCGTCGAAGATGGCGACACAAGCGATTTGATCAAACGCATATCGTAAATCCATCAATCCCTGGAATAACGGTTTGCTTGCATTTTGTTGAGTAGAAGAAGGCAACTGACAGAAAAAAGCACCAAACGGCTCATTTTTGTCATCAAAGAGCGGTGAGACGAGTAACGTCGCTGCTGAATGTTCACCTGACTTATGCAGAAATGTTGTATTGGGTAATTGGATCGATTGTCGTTTTTTTAAAAATGAATGCCAGATTTGCCGACTGAACGCAGCATCTTCCGGATCAAGGAGCGGAATCAATTGTCCGATAACTTCTTGTGCCGACCAGCCCCAGCAGGATTCGGCAGCCTCATTCCAGGAATGAACAGTTAAATCGACGTGCAGAATAAATGCAGGTAAGGGAAATCCTTGCATGACAGTTTCATAGGAATTAATGGTCGAACGATCCATTACGGACGCACACTCCTTTTAAATGATCAGAGATGACGGTTCACTTGTCTTGTCTATTCCCAGTATATTCAATTTTCATGCGGATAAATCCTGTATTTCGATTGAAGATTATCTGTTTGAATCTGTTATAATCAGAATGAAAGCGTTCTCTAAGCGAAAAAAGGGGGATTTATCATGAATCAAACAGAGAAAATTATTTCACAGACAGAGAAATTCGGGGCACACAATTATCATCCACTCCCAATCGTCATCTCGGAGGCAGAAGGGGTTTTCGTTAAAGATCCGGAAGGCCGCGAGTATATGGATATGCTTAGTGCCTATTCAGCTGTAAACCAAGGACACCGTCATCCGAAAATCATCGAAGCCTTAAAACGGCAAGCGGATAAAATTACGCTGACATCCCGCGCCTTTCACAATGACCAGCTCGGATTCTTTTATGAAAAGGTCGCGCAATTGACAGGAAAAGATATGGTCCTGCCGATGAATACGGGAGCGGAAGCGGTCGAGACGGCAGTCAAGGCAGCACGTCGCTGGGCGTACGAAGTCAAACAAATTCCGGGAGATGCCGAAATCATCGTCTGCGAAGGAAACTTCCATGGTCGGACGATGACGGCTGTTTCGATGTCAACAGAAGCCGAATATCAACGCGGATTCGGACCACTCTTACCGGGCATCAAAACGATTCCGTACGGGGATTTGGAAGCACTGAAAGGTGCCATCACGGAAAATACAGCTGCCTTCATCGTTGAGCCGATCCAAGGTGAAGCGGGTATCCTGATTCCGTACGAAGGATTCTTGAAAGATGCTCAAGACGTCTGTAAGGAACAAAACGTACTACTCGTCTCGGATGAAATCCAATCAGGACTGGGCCGTTCGGGTAAATGGTTTGCTTCGGACTGGGACAATGTAACACCAGATATGTACATCTTAGGAAAAGCACTGGGTGGCGGCGTGTTCCCGATTTCTTGTGTGGCTGCCAACCACGATATCCTGAGTGTCTTTAATCCGGGATCGCATGGTTCGACATTCGGTGGGAATCCATTGGCCTGTGCGGTATCTGTCGCTTCACTCGAAGTTTTGGAAGAAGAGAAGTTGCCAGAACGTTCACTTGAGCTCGGAACATACTTTATGAACCGTCTAAAAGAAATCGACAATCCGATGATTAAAGAAGTTCGTGGACGTGGACTGTTCATCGGTGTCGAATTGACAGAAGCTGCTCGTCCGTATTGCGAAGCATTAAAAGAAAAAGGATTGCTCTGCAAGGAAACACATGAGACAGTCATTCGTTTTGCACCACCACTCGTCATCACAAAAGAAGAATTAGACTGGGCATTCGAACGGATTGAACAAGTCCTCGGCGTCTCGGTTGCACAGTAATAAACTACTCCCTATCGGAAAGCGATAGGGAGTTTTTTAATCGACTGATTTTTGGATTTAGGACAAATGAGAGCAGAACGATGTTTGAATCTGTTTCAGGTGGGAACATATTATTATGCGTTAAAAAAATAGGGGGTAATGAACATGTCAAACGATAGCGGATTAAGCAAAAAAACGGATGGTTTAGTTGATAAAGTTGCCGGAAAAGCGAAAGAAGCGCTTGGAAAAGCAACAGGAGATAAATCAACAGAACGTGAAGGCAAAAAAGATCAGCTTAAAGGCGATGCTAAAAAAACGGTTGGAAATGTTCAACAGAATCTCGAAGATACAAATCGTCGTTAATCTGTACCCATTAAGGTCCCTTGTGTAGAGGGATCTTTTTTTATGAAAAAATATGTATAAAGGTCTAGTCATTTATATGTGTATGTGGAATAATAATAAATGTTAAAGCGTTTTCATCGTCATGTCATTATTTGTTTTTATTTAAGAAAGGGTGAAGTATATGTTGCAGTTTCTTCAACGAATCGGTAAGGCCTTAATGCTACCGATCGCCGTTTTACCAGCCGCAGGAATTGTCCTTCGACTCGGTTCAGCCGACATGTTGGATGTTCCATTGATGGTGGCAGCAGGTGGTGCGATTTTTGATAATCTTCCACTGATTTTTGCGATTGGTGTCGCGATCGGATTATCGATTGATGCAAGTGGCGCTGCCGGCTTGGCAGGGGCAGTCGGGTATCTGGTCTTAAAAACGGGTGTCGACTCCATGAACAAGGATTATTCGAACGCTCAAATTCAGGCTAAGTACGATGCAATCGCCGCCATTGTCAATGACTCCTCGACGAAAGTGGATGGGGCGACCTTAAGTTCCATTGCCAATCAGGCAACTTTAGGTTCGATGGTCAATATGGCTGTGTTCGGCGGGATCATTGCCGGTATTGTCGCCGGTTTGTTATACAATCGATTTTACAATATTAAATTACCGGATTGGTTAGCGTTCTTCGGTGGACGCCGTTTTGTTCCAATCATCACTTCGGCTGCCATGCTGATCCTGGCATTCATCTTTGGTTACTTATGGCCGTTCATTGAAGATGGCATCAATAATGCGGGAGAATGGATGGTCAGCCTTGGGGCGGGAGGAGCCGCACTGTTTGGATTCTTCAACCGTCTGTTGATTCCTGTCGGTCTTCACCATGTCTTGAACAATATTTTCTGGTTCGTCTTCGGTTCATACGAAAAAGCGGATGGAACGATTGCGAATGGCGATATCGCACGGTTCTTCGCAGGAGATCCAACAGCCGGTATTTATCAAGCAGGATTTTTCCCAATCATGATGTTCGCTTTACCGGCAGCGGCCGCAGCGATGGTCATGGCAGCACGCAAAGAAAATCGGAAAGCAGTCGCGGGAGCGATGATCGGTTTGGGATTAACGTCGTTCCTGACGGGAATTACGGAACCGATTGAGTTTTCGTTCATGTTCTTATCTCCGGTATTATATGTTATTCATGCCGTATTGACGGGTGTTTCCATGGCAGTCGTCAACCTGCTCGGTATACTGCACGGATTCTCCTTCTCGGCCGGATTCATCGATTATGTCCTGAACTTCGGAATCGCGACAAAACCGTTACTTTTACTGGTCGTCGGTCTGGTGTTCGCGGTCATCTATTACTTCCTGTTCTACTTCATGATCACGAAATTTGATTTGAAGACGCCAGGGCGTGAAGATGAAACACTTGTGACGGATGCAGGACCGGTCACAGGGGTATCGGACGATAAGTATGAGCAACAAGCAGCCCGGATTTTTGCGGGATTACAAGGAACGGAAAACGTCACATCGATTGATAACTGTGCGACACGTCTCCGTCTCCAAGTGAAAGATTCGACTATCATTGATGAAGCAGCGATTAAAGCGGCAGGCGCAAAAGGTGTCATGAAGATGGGGGCAAAAAATGTCCAAATCATCATTGGGACGGATGTTGAATTTGTCGCTGATGCGATGAAACGTCAAAAATAATGTCAAAAAAACGACCTTTCCTGATTAATCAGGAGAGGTCGTTTTGACGTGGGGCAGAGCTGGTCGACTGTTTCAAACTGCTGACATAAATCGGATAGAAAATCCCAATCAGTATGATGATGATCCCAATCCACTGTGAACCGGAAAGATGCTCACCGAGTATGAGGACCGAACAGATGACCGCAGTCGGCAGTTCTGCTGCACCAAGCAGTGAGACGCTGGCAGGACTTAGGTGTGGAGCTCCTGCTGCGAACAACAGCGGTGGTAAAATTAAGGCAAACAGACCAAGCGGAAGGGCATACCAGATCAGTCCTTGTTCGAAATTCGCTGCAGTCAAGAATGTCGTAGGTGGATACATGATCATGACGAACAGAAGTCCACCCGTCATCATATAAAAACTTTTTTTAATGACAGGTACATGATTTGCGACCCGACCACTGGCAAGCAGGAAGATCGAGAAACTGACGGCTGCTCCAAGTCCAAACAACGTACCGCGCACGTCAAGAGCGCTGGTGTAAGCCGCGCTGGCTAAAATAGCACCACCAATTAACAGGATGGCAGATAAAAAATGGGGGCGTGAAGGCAATCTTCTTGCAAGAATCGAATCAATCACGACACCAATCCATGTGAATTGGAAGAGGAGAATGATGGCGACAGAAGCAGAAACAGTTTGCAGGCTTTGGTAATACAGGTAGCCGGTCGTTCCGCTTGAAATCCCGATTGCCATCAAAGTAAAAGCAGTTTTAGGATGAAGACGAAGATTTTTCGACAGCAGAGCTAAGATGAAAATCATCAGCCACCCGAAGAAGAATTGGCTTCCTGAAACAGCGGCCGAATTAAATCCTGCCTCGTAAGCCAGTTTGACGATTGTCGACAGGACGCCGTAACTAATGGCGCCGATTAAGACGAAAAGTGTTGCTTTTGAACGATTCATACAGATTCCTCCATGTTTTAGAACGCACAAAAAAGGTTGCAACGGGGCCTTGTCCAGGTTTTTTGGACAGGGTTTGGTTGCAACCTGTGTGAGTTATTTAATGTTGAGTCCAGCCTTTTTGTAAAAGGTTGGCTTTAATTCATTGTAGCGGACGGTCAATTGATTAAAGGTTTTGAGTGCCTCTGTTGCTTGACGGGAAGTCCGGTTTAAATCAGCTGTTGCTTCATCAATCTTAACGAAGTTCGGTTTTTCGGTCAAGTAGGAAAGCACTTTCTTTTCTGAAGCAATCGTCGCCGCATAACGTTTCAAAAACGTATCAAAAGCCTTCTCACGCTCTTTAAAGACATCGATAAGGGCTGTGCCGTCTTTTTTAGCGGCAGACAACGAAGATAAGGTACTCGTTAATTCCGCAAGGTCTAACTCATCAAAAGCACGGGTACGGATTTTTTGTTCTTGTTTTAACAATTTGACACGATTTTGATTCAGAGCGGTCAATTCATCCCGTTCATTTTGCGCCCGTTTAATATCATCGGCCCCAGCTTCGAGGACGGCTTGATAGGTATTGACGGAAATTTCATCTTGACGCGTCCGTTGCTCGGCGACGACTGCTGCTTTTTGTTCGGACTTCGCTTGTTCTTCCAACTGCTCGTATATCGAAGCGGCCGGGTCACTCGAGCAGGCACTGAGAACCAAGAGGCCGAGACAGGTCAAACAACTGGTGAGGATCATCCGTTTATTAATCATGAAAGGAACTCCTTATAAATTAGAGAATTTTGCGAAATTATACGGGACATGAAAATCTTCATCATAGATGGAAAACTGATAGCCTTTTTTCTTTAATCCAGCAACAATTGCCGGTAATGCCCGCAATGTTTGTGGTTGTTCATGCAACAGGATGATTTCGACCGGGTCTTCTGCACGGCTGATGACAGTTTTGGCAACTTCCTTGGCACTATCTTTGTAGTACCAGTCCATCGAATCGATCGACCAATCCCACACCCGAAGTTTCGCCTGTTCGATTTCTTTTGCAATCGACTTGTTAATACCAGGTGTTGATCCATAAGGAGGACGTGTCAGCAACGGACTGTGATTCGTCAGTTGTTTGATTTGTTTTTGGACTTGAAGCATCTCGGGAACATACTGTTTTTTCTTATACAGGGTGTCATAATCATGAGTTTCACTGTGTGGTCCGATATAATGTCCAGCCATTGCTATCGAGCGGACGACATCCGGTTGTTCATCGATGTTACTTCCGATCAAAAAGAAAGTCGCTTTAACTTCTTGGTCTTGTAACGATTTCAAGATGTCCGGAGTCAATGCAGTCGGTCCGTCTTCAAATGTCAGATACGCCACTTTTTTAGTAATCCCGTTCCATTTCTCGACGCGTGCCTTATCCAGGTTCGGAGTCGGAACTTCCCGCAAAGATTGGACGGGTTTTACGCTCGCTTGTTGTTGTGTCGAAGCAAGGTACTGATAAACGATATAACCGCCAATCGGAAGAAGAATCATCGCCAGTACGATCAAAAGCTTAGCGAAATACTTTCGTTTTGGTTTTCGGTGTCTTGGTCCAAGGCCGATTAGATTGCCTGAGTTGTATGAATCCATTGATGTCTGAGCTCCTTTACGGAAAATCTTATGAGTTAAATGTAACATTTTGTCTGTTTCATTTGTAACAAAAATATTACAAAAAGATGACTACGGAACCTATAATTCAAAAAAAGTTGATTAAGATAGAAATAGTGTTATATTTTCAAACAAAAAAGAAGTCCATCCGCTACCGGAGACTTCTTTCTTCAAGCAACTTTACGATTAGTGTTCTGTAACAGCACACTCATCACATTCTGTTTTATACGATTCGCATTGTTCATCCATTTCTTTTCCGCAATGAGAGCAGGTTTTGACCGGAAGTTGACGGTAAAACTCGGGAGAGGTCTCTTGGTAAAGGGGTTGTTCCATGATTGTATTCCTCCTCTTAGTATATGGATGTACCAGCAAATAACACTGAATTTATTTTATTGTACTAGTACAGATTTGATATGTCAATCTTTGTTTTATAACAGAAGAGTCTTTAGCGAGTCTTGTCATATGACAGGTAGCGTAGAGGATGATACGATAACAAAGTAAACAGATGTACTTAGAGGGGGATCATTATGAATCAAACACTATCTGACACACTATCAATTTTGACAGAACGCCGGTCAGTTCGTCATTACGATGAGACATTCACGCTTTCACAAGAAGAAGTCCAAGAATTGGTTGAATTGACGACAGCTGCACCAAGTGCCTGGAACTTGCAACATTGGCATTTCGTTGCCTTCCATTCGGAAGAAGCGAAACAACGATTAGCTCCAATCGCTTACAATCAGCCGGCCATCAGTTCTTCTTCCGTCGTCATTGCCGTACTAGGGGATTTACAGGCAAACCGAAACTATAATCCGGTTTATGGACCAGCCGTAGAAGCAGGAGGCATGACGGAAGACTTGTTTGACTCGATCAAAGGACAAGTAGAAGGGGCATATCAAAGCGAGGCTTACGCGAGAGATGCAGCCATGTCAAACGCAAGTTTAGCTGCGATGCAACTGATGCTAGTTGCTGAAGCAAAAGGACTCTCGACACTCGCGATGGGCGGATTCAATCATCAACTCTTTACAGAAACGTTCATTACAGACGAACGTTATGTCCCGGTCATGTTGATTGCTGTCGGGAAAGCAGTCGAAGACGCGAAAAAACGTCCGGCGCTCCGTTTACCGGTCGATCAAGTGACGACCATTCTATAAGTAAAAGGGAGGGGCTGACTTAAAATAAAGTTCAGCCCCTTCATTTTTATTTTTCATATTTTTTTAGAAAAGTACTTGTCAGATGGTTAGTTTCTTGCTATATTAATACATGTCCTAGCAAGTACATAACGTACTGCATCATGATTCTGTAGCTCAGCTGGGAGAGCGCTACCTTGACAGGGTAGAGGTCGCTGGTTCGAGCCCAGTCAGAATCATACCAAAAACCCGTTCATCTTTGGATGAGCGGGTTTTTTTGTTTTAATCATTGGCTTGAAGTTCATCTTCTGTCACCCATTTATGATTTTTAATCGTTTTTCCACCGGTTGTCGGTTTAAAATCGACCATATACACGGTTGTCTGATCTGCTTGATCAATGGTCGCTTTTGCACCATCCATACCTTTCATGTGATCAGCAGCTAAAGTCACCTCATCACCTGCTTGTAACGGTGAAGCCGGAACCGGGTTAAGTTCTTCCTGAATCACCCATTTATGATTGCTGACTTTTTTACCACCGTTCGTTGGTGTATAGCTGACTTCATATACTGTTGTATCAAATGAATCGACGATTGTTGCTTTTGCGCCATCCATCCCTTTCATATGATCAGAGGACAGAAGGACGTCTGATCCGTCTTTAAACTTCGGATTTTCAGCTTGTTTCAGTCCAGCGGGAATTTTCCCGTCACTTGAATGCATCATCCCTGCATGGGAATCGTTCTTATTATCATGCATATCGTGTGAAGTAGAGGAATTGGAATCAGATCCGCAGGCACCTAAACTTAGGACAGCAGAAAGAGCGAGTGATGTAACGAGTAGTTGTTTTTTCATAAAAAAATACCTCCTGTAGTAATTTGGTTATGTGACTACTATACCCGTGTTTCGTGCAGAAACCGTGCAGAAAGAGTGACAATTCAATTACCTGACTGAACGAGTCATTGGAAAAGTGTATCGTAATAGTGAAGAAAAAGGAGGAGCAGGGCATGCGGCATATTTCGTACTACATTGGTCTACTTTTTTTGACTGCCATTCTTTTCATCGGCGGCATTCTGTTCAGTACCCTCTATTTAAACCTTGTGAATCAAAGGACGAATGAAGTGGTCCTCGGTTTGCTGAACCGAGGGAACACGCACCGCGATGTCCTCGAGGAATCATTTCATGCGGAAACATTGGAACATGTCAGTTTGATGGAATCAGCATCCGAATTTACAGTCGTTATCACGGATCAAAAAGGAAAAATTTTAAAGGCTTCGCATCCACTTACTCCTAAAATGAAAGTAGAGCTTATCCATACGGAATTTCAAACACAACGAAAAGATCGGATTTTAAGAGCTCAAGCGGAAACGAAGGATTTTTTAATGACAGATAGTCCAATCACGATTTCAGGTGTTCATCGTGGGCATGTCTTCATGTTTGCTCCGGAAACGTTAATTCAACAAGTCGTTAACCCATTAAGACAACAATTCATTCAAGTTGGTATCATTGCCGTTCTTCTGTCGCTTGCGACTGTCGTGCTGTGTACACGATTGATTTCAAGACCGCTCATTGAGATGGAGCGTGCGACGGCCAAGTTGAAAGAAGGAAACCTTGACGTGGATTTACCGGTAAACCGCTCGGATGAGCTTGGGGCACTGGCACGCTCCATCACACAGTTGGCAAAAGATCTCGATTTTTTGAATCGTGAACGGACAGAATTTTTAGCAAATATCTCGCACGAACTTCGAACTCCGCTGACCTACATGAAGGGTTATGCGGATATATTACATCGTCCAAACTTGCCGGAATCTGAAAAAACAGCTTATCTGTCGATTATCAAAGAAGAAAGCGATCATTTGAGCACATTGATTGAACAGCTGATGTTACTGGCACGTTCCGATACGAATGCATTCTCAGTCGAACGAGTGCCGCTTGCGCTCGATCAATTGATTGTCTCGACGACAGAGAAAATGCGACCTGCAATTGAAGAAAAAGGGCTGCATTTGCATGTATCAGGGGAACCGGTAGAGATAGCAGGAGATGAAATTCGGCTCAAGCAAGTGCTGATAAATGTATTGGATAACGCAAAAAAATATACAGCAACCGGTGAAATCGTCGTCCGATACGGCAGGAATGAAACAGGACCGTATTTTCAAGTACGTGATACAGGAAGCGGCATCAGCCAAGAAAGTTTACCCCATGTGACAAAACGTCTGTACCGCAGTGAACCGTCACGATCACGAAGCCGGGGCGGATCAGGGCTTGGTTTGACGATTGCCTTGGCAATCGTTCAAGCACACGATGCGACATTAGATATCAAGAGTGAAAAGAATGCCGGGACGAGTGTGATGATTCAATGGAAGGTGTGAAGAAATGGCTCGAATTTTAATCGTTGATGATGAACAACGGATGCTTCAATTAATGAAGTTATATCTGGTACCCTATGGTCATACATGTCATTTAGCCGACACGGCCGAAAAAGCGCTCGCCATCGTCAAGACCGTTCCCATCGATTTGGCTTTACTCGATGTCATGATGCCCGATATGGATGGATGGACGTTGTGTGGAAATATAAGACGAATGGCTGATTTTCCAATCATTATGGTGACAGCGCGGAATCAAATGGAAGATGTGCTACGGGGGCGCAAAGTCGGTGCAGATGATTATGTGGCAAAGCCGATTCATGAAGGAGAATTATTAGGACGAATCGAACTGTTGATTGGTCGAGAAAAGCGGGAGCAGTATGCATTTCATGGACTACAGTATGACGTCGCAGGATATCATTGTACATTCGACGGACAAAAAATCTTACTGACGAAAACAGAGTTTCAACTTTTAGGAAAACTCTTGACGTCCGTGAATGGCGTCTTATCAAGAGAACAATTGGTTTTGTCGCTGTGGGGCGATGATCAATCGATTGAACCACGAACGATTGATTCTCATATGCGTCATCTTCGTGAGAAATTGCGCCGTTCCGGTTTTCCAATCGATGAGTATTTGGAGACTGTCCGAGGTGTGGGTTATCGTTTGCTGGAGCAGACAAAAGACAGCTAAAAGGAGAATTGAAATGACAACGACAATTTATTTGGTCCGTCATGCGCATTCGACCTATTCTACAGACGAAAAAGCGCGTCCTTTATCAGAACAAGGGAGATACGATGCGGAACAACTGACGACTCTTTTTGAAGGGATTAAACCGGACCAGATTTACGCGAGTCCGTATCGGCGAGCGATTGAGACGGTCCAGCCTTTAGCAGAACAATACGGATTAGTCATTCAAGAAGCAGCGGCTTTTCAAGAACGGTTATTGGCGCCCGAAGAACTGCCGGATTTTCAACAGGCTGTCGGTTATGTATGGGAACATCCGGATGAAAATCCGTATGGAGGTGAATCAAATGTTACGGCACAACGGCGTATCGTGCCTGAGATCAAACGATTACTAGAAAAACATAAAGATCAAACCGTCGTCATCGGAACACACGGGAATATCATGGTGTTATTAATGCAACATTTTGATCCGGCATATGGATATGCGTTCTG
This region includes:
- a CDS encoding ornithine--oxo-acid transaminase, whose translation is MNQTEKIISQTEKFGAHNYHPLPIVISEAEGVFVKDPEGREYMDMLSAYSAVNQGHRHPKIIEALKRQADKITLTSRAFHNDQLGFFYEKVAQLTGKDMVLPMNTGAEAVETAVKAARRWAYEVKQIPGDAEIIVCEGNFHGRTMTAVSMSTEAEYQRGFGPLLPGIKTIPYGDLEALKGAITENTAAFIVEPIQGEAGILIPYEGFLKDAQDVCKEQNVLLVSDEIQSGLGRSGKWFASDWDNVTPDMYILGKALGGGVFPISCVAANHDILSVFNPGSHGSTFGGNPLACAVSVASLEVLEEEKLPERSLELGTYFMNRLKEIDNPMIKEVRGRGLFIGVELTEAARPYCEALKEKGLLCKETHETVIRFAPPLVITKEELDWAFERIEQVLGVSVAQ
- a CDS encoding CsbD family protein, translating into MSNDSGLSKKTDGLVDKVAGKAKEALGKATGDKSTEREGKKDQLKGDAKKTVGNVQQNLEDTNRR
- the nagE gene encoding N-acetylglucosamine-specific PTS transporter subunit IIBC encodes the protein MLQFLQRIGKALMLPIAVLPAAGIVLRLGSADMLDVPLMVAAGGAIFDNLPLIFAIGVAIGLSIDASGAAGLAGAVGYLVLKTGVDSMNKDYSNAQIQAKYDAIAAIVNDSSTKVDGATLSSIANQATLGSMVNMAVFGGIIAGIVAGLLYNRFYNIKLPDWLAFFGGRRFVPIITSAAMLILAFIFGYLWPFIEDGINNAGEWMVSLGAGGAALFGFFNRLLIPVGLHHVLNNIFWFVFGSYEKADGTIANGDIARFFAGDPTAGIYQAGFFPIMMFALPAAAAAMVMAARKENRKAVAGAMIGLGLTSFLTGITEPIEFSFMFLSPVLYVIHAVLTGVSMAVVNLLGILHGFSFSAGFIDYVLNFGIATKPLLLLVVGLVFAVIYYFLFYFMITKFDLKTPGREDETLVTDAGPVTGVSDDKYEQQAARIFAGLQGTENVTSIDNCATRLRLQVKDSTIIDEAAIKAAGAKGVMKMGAKNVQIIIGTDVEFVADAMKRQK
- a CDS encoding DMT family transporter, with product MNRSKATLFVLIGAISYGVLSTIVKLAYEAGFNSAAVSGSQFFFGWLMIFILALLSKNLRLHPKTAFTLMAIGISSGTTGYLYYQSLQTVSASVAIILLFQFTWIGVVIDSILARRLPSRPHFLSAILLIGGAILASAAYTSALDVRGTLFGLGAAVSFSIFLLASGRVANHVPVIKKSFYMMTGGLLFVMIMYPPTTFLTAANFEQGLIWYALPLGLFALILPPLLFAAGAPHLSPASVSLLGAAELPTAVICSVLILGEHLSGSQWIGIIIILIGIFYPIYVSSLKQSTSSAPRQNDLS
- a CDS encoding YkyA family protein; amino-acid sequence: MINKRMILTSCLTCLGLLVLSACSSDPAASIYEQLEEQAKSEQKAAVVAEQRTRQDEISVNTYQAVLEAGADDIKRAQNERDELTALNQNRVKLLKQEQKIRTRAFDELDLAELTSTLSSLSAAKKDGTALIDVFKEREKAFDTFLKRYAATIASEKKVLSYLTEKPNFVKIDEATADLNRTSRQATEALKTFNQLTVRYNELKPTFYKKAGLNIK
- a CDS encoding polysaccharide deacetylase family protein — protein: MDSYNSGNLIGLGPRHRKPKRKYFAKLLIVLAMILLPIGGYIVYQYLASTQQQASVKPVQSLREVPTPNLDKARVEKWNGITKKVAYLTFEDGPTALTPDILKSLQDQEVKATFFLIGSNIDEQPDVVRSIAMAGHYIGPHSETHDYDTLYKKKQYVPEMLQVQKQIKQLTNHSPLLTRPPYGSTPGINKSIAKEIEQAKLRVWDWSIDSMDWYYKDSAKEVAKTVISRAEDPVEIILLHEQPQTLRALPAIVAGLKKKGYQFSIYDEDFHVPYNFAKFSNL
- the yhfH gene encoding protein YhfH produces the protein MEQPLYQETSPEFYRQLPVKTCSHCGKEMDEQCESYKTECDECAVTEH
- a CDS encoding nitroreductase family protein, with amino-acid sequence MNQTLSDTLSILTERRSVRHYDETFTLSQEEVQELVELTTAAPSAWNLQHWHFVAFHSEEAKQRLAPIAYNQPAISSSSVVIAVLGDLQANRNYNPVYGPAVEAGGMTEDLFDSIKGQVEGAYQSEAYARDAAMSNASLAAMQLMLVAEAKGLSTLAMGGFNHQLFTETFITDERYVPVMLIAVGKAVEDAKKRPALRLPVDQVTTIL
- a CDS encoding YdhK family protein — its product is MKKQLLVTSLALSAVLSLGACGSDSNSSTSHDMHDNKNDSHAGMMHSSDGKIPAGLKQAENPKFKDGSDVLLSSDHMKGMDGAKATIVDSFDTTVYEVSYTPTNGGKKVSNHKWVIQEELNPVPASPLQAGDEVTLAADHMKGMDGAKATIDQADQTTVYMVDFKPTTGGKTIKNHKWVTEDELQAND
- a CDS encoding cell wall metabolism sensor histidine kinase WalK, yielding MRHISYYIGLLFLTAILFIGGILFSTLYLNLVNQRTNEVVLGLLNRGNTHRDVLEESFHAETLEHVSLMESASEFTVVITDQKGKILKASHPLTPKMKVELIHTEFQTQRKDRILRAQAETKDFLMTDSPITISGVHRGHVFMFAPETLIQQVVNPLRQQFIQVGIIAVLLSLATVVLCTRLISRPLIEMERATAKLKEGNLDVDLPVNRSDELGALARSITQLAKDLDFLNRERTEFLANISHELRTPLTYMKGYADILHRPNLPESEKTAYLSIIKEESDHLSTLIEQLMLLARSDTNAFSVERVPLALDQLIVSTTEKMRPAIEEKGLHLHVSGEPVEIAGDEIRLKQVLINVLDNAKKYTATGEIVVRYGRNETGPYFQVRDTGSGISQESLPHVTKRLYRSEPSRSRSRGGSGLGLTIALAIVQAHDATLDIKSEKNAGTSVMIQWKV
- a CDS encoding response regulator transcription factor; this encodes MARILIVDDEQRMLQLMKLYLVPYGHTCHLADTAEKALAIVKTVPIDLALLDVMMPDMDGWTLCGNIRRMADFPIIMVTARNQMEDVLRGRKVGADDYVAKPIHEGELLGRIELLIGREKREQYAFHGLQYDVAGYHCTFDGQKILLTKTEFQLLGKLLTSVNGVLSREQLVLSLWGDDQSIEPRTIDSHMRHLREKLRRSGFPIDEYLETVRGVGYRLLEQTKDS
- a CDS encoding histidine phosphatase family protein; translation: MTTTIYLVRHAHSTYSTDEKARPLSEQGRYDAEQLTTLFEGIKPDQIYASPYRRAIETVQPLAEQYGLVIQEAAAFQERLLAPEELPDFQQAVGYVWEHPDENPYGGESNVTAQRRIVPEIKRLLEKHKDQTVVIGTHGNIMVLLMQHFDPAYGYAFWKTLKMPAVYQMTFKDETFLQIEEVCQHN